The segment TTTCCGCGCTGCCCCCCgagcccagcctgctgctgctcagcgcCGTCCACCTGCGCGGTACGGTCCCACCACCCGCCATCCCCCAGGCATCCCCCGGGACATCCTCCCTGGCATCCTCCCGGGCATCCCCCTGGTATCCCCCCTGAGCATCCCCCGGGCATCCCCCCGGCATCCATGGGGCGCGGGGCTGAGGCCGCTCCGTGTGGCCCCCCCGGTGCTCCCCGGTGCCCCAGCCGCGGTGCCGTGTCCCCGCAGCTGCCTGGCGCACGCCTCTGGACCGCAAGAAGACGGTGCTGTTGCCCTTCCTGCGGCCCGGGCAGCGCCCCCGCATGGTGCCCACCATGACCAGCGCCAAGTACCCGGTGGCCTCCTTCACCGACTCCCGCCTGCGGGTCCAGGTAGccccagcaggtgctgggggtctggggggtcaCTGCTGGGGGGATAATGGCATGATGTCACTCCAGTGGCACTAAGGAGGAGCGCCAGGCTGTGATATAACTCCTGCGGCACTCGGGGAGGATGCCAGGCTGATGtcactgccctggcactgaAAGGGGCACAGGCTGTGACCTCGCTCCCCTGGGACTTTGAGGGACGCCAGGCTGGCACCTCTCTGGTGGCACCGTGGGGGTGACGGTCGCTGGGCTCTCGCAGTGGCCGTCAGTGGGGGTCTGCCCCACAGGTGGGGCGGCTGGAGCTGCACGGGGGGCTGAGCCTCGTGGTGCTGATGCCGCGGGAGCCCCTGGAGCCTCTGGAGAGCCTGGAGCGGGCGCTGGACCCCGCCACCTTCCTGGCGCTGCTGCGGCGGGCGGCCCGCACCCCGCCCCGGGCCACCGCGCTGTCCCTGCCCCGCCTGCGCCTCGACCTCGCCCTGGACGTGGTGCCTCTGGTCCACGACATGGGTAAGGACACCTCTGGTGTCACCACAGGGGCTGGCTGGGCCGCGGGGTCACATCGCTCCCGGTGCGGTGACCTTCCTCACTGCGGGATCTCACGggcccctcccctcccccggGGGTCACTTTCCCAAGGGTCCCCAAAGGCCACAATGTCCCCAGTATTCCCTGAGGCCCCCCCACACTCCCGTGTCCCTGgcgtcccccatgtccccagtgccccggATGTGCCCCGCTCCCCCCAGCGCCCCTAAATGTCCCCTTACATCCCAGCATCCCCAAATTATCCCCAGCGGCCCGAACATTCCCCATCTCCCCGGTGTTCCCCAatccctgagtgtcccctggcgccccccagtgtccccgctgtgtccccGCCGTGTCTcctctgtccccactgtccttCGTGTCCCTGCGTCTCCATGTCCCCGTCCCTCCGGTTTTCTCCTGACCCCCCGCGCCGCCgggtcccctcggtgtcccctcggCCCCCGCTGCCCCCGTGTTCCGCGGGAGTGGCGCTGAGGCCGGTGCCGCAGATTTCGGGCTGTTCCTGGACGCGGAGCTGTGCGGGCTGGCGCGGGGCCCGGCCGCGGTGGACACGGCGCGGCACCGGGCGGTGCTGGCGCTGGACGAGGCCGGtgtggaggcggcggcggccatGGCCACCTCGGTGGCGCGCTCGGCCCTGGTGCTGGAGGCCCTGCGCCCCTTCCTCTTCGTCCTCTGGCACGACACCGGCAACTTCCCCGTCTTCATGGGCCGTCTCAGCGACCCCcagccctgactctgctcctcctgtccctgtcctccctcctcccatccctccatccttcccctcccgcctcctcctctccctcctccctccatccctgcctcctcctctccctgcttccctccttccctctctcctttacccctttcctctctcttcccatCCTTCCTTCACTtgcccctcctccctccctcccttcatcccttcctccctccgtccttcttctctctgcaTCCCTTGTCCcttgctcctctcctctcctctcctctcctctcctctcctctcctctcctctcctctcctctcctctcctctcctctcctctcctctcctctcctctcctctcctctcctctcctctcctctcctctcctctcctctcctctcctctcccttcacACTTCCCAGGgcaccgggggggggggggggggggtgtccTGGCCctcccgtgcctcagtttccccgccAGCTCGGGGTCCCAATAAATGCACTAACCACCTCCTGCCTCCTgcgtgtgaggaggggaagggacaggctGGGGCCACCAGGGACCCcgctctgtgccaggctgtgtgccaggctgtgtgctGGGTGGTGGCagcgcggggggggggggggcaggtgACAACGAGAACTTTCCTAAAAAAAAGCGCCTTTATTGCCCTAGAAAAGCCCTGCGACCCCCGCGGCTGGTGCCACCCGGGGGCCGCCGGGGGGCACAGCGAAGGTGCCAAGGAGGGGGTGACCCAGCGccccccccggtgccccccagTCCCAGCCGCGGCCCCGCCTCAGTCCCAGCCGTTCTCCTTCACCATGTGCGACATCTCGATGATGAACTTCCCCTCCTTGTACTTCTGGCTGCTCTCGAACgcctgctcctggggaggggggacGACGACACAGTGTcacccccccgtgtccccacggGCACTGCCTTGGGGGTGTCCTCAGCAAAGGGTTGGGGTGCCCGGGGGTGCCCGGGGTAGGGATTggagtgcccagagcagggattgGGGTGCCCGGGGATACCCATGGAAAGGGTTGGGAGGCCAGGACAGGGAttggggtgcccagagcaggatttggggtgcccagggatgcccatggaaagggttggGGTGCCacggcaggatttggggtgcccagggatgcccatggaaagggttgggatgccagggcagggtttggggtgcccagagcagggattggggtgcccagggataaccatggaaagggttgggatgccagggcagggtttggggtgcccagagcagggtttggggtgcccagggataaccatggaaagggttggggtgcccagagcagggtttggggtgcccagggatAACCATGGAAAGGGTTGGGGTGCCCAGGGTAGGGGTTGTGGACCCCGGGCGGTGCCTGCAGCAGGTGGGGGTCCCAGCTGGGGAGCACTCACGTATTTCCAGCCCAGGGTGGTGTTGCAGCTCTGGCAGAAGATGTCGGCCACCGAGTGCAGCCCCGTCAGCAGCAGGCGCTGCTCGGCCGGCCCGCAGCCCACGTTGACCCTACACCGAGAGCGGGGCTCCCACCGGCTCGGCACGCCCGGCCCGGGCACCCCCGGGCTCCCCCTCCCACTGCCAGCCCCGGTGCCCCCAGTACTCACACGGAGTTGAACAAGTAGGCACGGCCGTGGCTGCCCTGGAAGGACTGTGGGGACACGGCCGGTGTCACCGGTGGGGCCCCCACATCCCCCGGCACCCCTCCCTCCATGTCCTGCTCCCATCCAGCTGCACTGCCACCCCGGCCTGGGGACACCGCGGGGGACACCTGCCAGCCCGGAGACACCGAGGGGGACACGGCCACCTCCGTGGGAGCCATACGGGTCACCTGCCACCGCCAGCACACCGCGCCGTGGCAGGGCGGGGGGGAAGGATGCTTCAAACTCAGCACTCTGGAGACACGGCGAGGGGACACCCGCTGTCCTAGGACACCCCGGGGACGCGGCGAGGGGGACTCCCGCTGTCGCAGCAGACGAGGGACGGCGCCCACCCGGCCCGGGGGTGGCGGTGGCACCTTGGAGATGAGCTCCTCGTGGCGGGCCAGGTGCGCCCGGCAGTGCACGCAGCTGTAGGTGCGGTGCGAGCGCGGCAGGTAACTGCGGAAGGTGCGCGGCGGCAGGCGGGCGGCAGGCGGCAGgcggcggcgggccgggcccgggggcgGCATGGCCGGGGGCAGCGCCCCGGGGGGCACCGCGCAGCCCCCGCACAGCCGCTCGCACGGGAAGCAGCGCAGCAGCGCGCCCAGAGCCGCCGTCCCGCCCGGCCGGGCTCGGGGGGCTCCGCCGGGGCCCCCCGGCAGAAGGAGGCGGAAAAGGGGGGCGGCCTGCGGAGGGGGAAGTGGGGCGGTGAGGGGGGACCCGTCCTCAGCCTCCCAGGCGTGGGCGCTCCGCGAACGGAGCCGGCTGAGAGCGGGCGGAGTGACAccgggacagcggggacaccgggacagccgggggggcaCCGGAACTGGGGGCGGGGGGGAGTCCCAGGATGGGTCTGAGGTCTCTTCTCGAAGCGTGGGGGAGTCTCCGGGGAGGTGatgggggtcctgagggggagAACTGCGGGTACCGAGCGGGGGGAATGGGGAACCGAGGGAAGGATGGAGGGAGTCCCGACGGGAGTTGGTGGGGGTCCTCACGGGGGTGATGCGATGAGGGGGGTCCCAAAGGGCCGGttgggggtcccaggagggGTGCCGGGGGTCCTCGGGAGGCGGGAGGGTGCCGGGGGGGATGTTTGCGGTGGCGGTGAAGGAGGACAGGGATGTCGCCGTGTGTGGGGGGGCAATGTCAGGAGCGCTGCGGGACACGACGGGGGCTCggtggggctgtgggggtcTCGGGGGGACACGATGGGGGGGTACCGGGTTCCGTGGCTTcccgggggccggggccgctcaCCGCCCGCCGCTgtccccgccgccgctgccgctgtCGCCGCTGTccccggggcgggcgcgggggggcCCTGCGTGCCCGGGAGCCGCATCACGGCACCGTGACTCATCCCGCGGCCGTGACATCACCGCCCGCCACCGCCGCCGTGACGTCACCGCACGGCCCTCCGACGTCAGCCCAGCCGCCGGGGATGCTCTGCGACCCCCGGGGCACCTCCCGCTCCCTCATGGCCCCCCACATTCCCATGGATACCCCGTCCCTCCAGACCCCGTGTCCCttgtgtccccccgtgtccccgtgttcCGCCTTGTTCCCAGTGTCCctccgtgtgtccctgtcccctcgtGTCCCCGTGTTCCgccttgtccccagtgtccctccgtgtgcccctgtcccctcatgtcccccCTGTCAGATGTAAATCAGGCGGGGCGGGCGGGACTGCGTGTAAATGTCGTGCGAACGTCATGCAAACGATCCCGGCACTCATCCCGCGGGATcgggggagggggaagagggggagcCCCACTGTGATGAGATGCAACCCCTAGGAGGAGCCGCTGGTGATATGCAAATGAGATGCAAACGAGCAGCAAGAACCTGACAGGACACTCCCCTCCCCACGTGACGCAGGCCTCCCACGTGACCCGGGCCATCCGCGCTCCCGGCGCGCATCTCTGACGTCACTTCCGTCGCGGCCGCGGCGGCCGGGGGACACCGGGCCCGGGACCCCCGTGTCGCCGTCATGGCGGACGAGGGCGGcgaggagaaaaagcaggtgGCCAAGTTCGAGCTGGAGCGGGAGACGGAGCTGCGGTTCGAGGTGGAGGCGGGGCAGAcggtgcagctggagctgctgaccGGCATGGCCGAGGTGTTCGGCACCGAGCTCACCCGCAACAAGAAGTTCACGTTCGACGCGGGCGCCAAGGTGGCCGTGTTCACGTGGCACGGCTGCACCGTGCAGCTCAGCGGCCGCACCGAGGTGGCCTACGTGTCGCGGGACACGCCGATGCTGCTGTACCTGAACACGCACACGGCGCTGGAGCAGATGCGGCGCCAGGCCGAGCGGGAGGACGAGCGCGGGCCCCGCGTCATGGTGGTGGGGCCCACCGACGTGGGCAAGACCACCGTGTGCCGCCTGCTGCTCAACTACGCCGTGCGCCTGGGCCGCCGGCCCACCTTCGTGGAGCTGGACGTGGGGCAGGGCTCGGTGTCCATCCCCGGCACCATGGGCGCGCTGTACATCGAGCGCCCGGCCGATGTGGAGGAGGGCTTCTCCCTGCAGGCCCCCCTCGTCTACCACTTCGGCTCCACCACGCCCGGCACCAACATCAAGCTCTACAACAAGGTGAGCACGGCGGGCTCGGCCCCACTTGGGTCTGGCCCCGGAGTTCCCGGGGCTTTCTCTGCGGGGTGACTGAATCCCCGGGTGCTGTTTGGGGACAGCAGAACGTGTTTTAAAAACAGCCTCGTGCACGGCCAGTCACCCCTTCCCAGCTATGGGATGAGATAGGGGGACATGAAGTTGATGAAGGGAGCTGGAGCACCTCCGCTATGGAGACGGGCTGGGAGAGGTGGGgcagttcagcctggaggaggaaaGTTTGTGCCCTGTCCTCAGAGCAGCCTTTTCCATCCTGTGGGCCTACGGGGAATCTGGAGAGGGATTCTTGTCAGGATCGGGAACGATAGGGTGGGGTGGAATGGGTTCATGGTGAAAGGAGaagtttaggctggatattggGGAGAAATTCTTTTAGTGTGAGGACAATGAAGCCCTTCAGGGTTGTCTagagaggctgtggatgccccatccctggaactgccccaggccaggctggatggggcttggaggaacctgggctggtggaaggtgtccctgccatagGGATCTGGATGGGCTTTAACATTTATTCAAAGCCAGACCATTCCAAAATTTTGGGTGGCTGCCCAGAATGGACGCCTTGAGGGttctgaaggagctggggacagcgtggggacacGGGTGCCTGGGTGTGACCCCCCTCCTCCCGCAGATCACGTCGTGCCTGGCCGACGTCTTCAACCAGCGCTGCGAGGTGAACCGCCGGGCGTCGGTGAGCGGCTGCGTCATCAACACCTGTGGCTGGGTCAAGAGCTCGGGCTACCAGGCGCTGGTGCACGCCGCCTCCGCCTTTGAGGTGGAcgtggtggtggtgctggaccaGGAGCGCCTCTACAATGAGCTCAAGCGGGACCTGCCCCACTTTGTGCGCACCGTGCTGCTGCCCAAGTCCGGCGGCGTGGTGGAGCGCTCCAAGGACTTCCGCCGGGAGTGCCGGGACGAGCGCATCCGCGAGTACTTCTACGGCTTCCGCGGCTGCTTCTACCCCCACGCCTTCGACGTCAAGTTCTCCG is part of the Molothrus aeneus isolate 106 chromosome 6, BPBGC_Maene_1.0, whole genome shotgun sequence genome and harbors:
- the CLP1 gene encoding polyribonucleotide 5'-hydroxyl-kinase Clp1, whose product is MADEGGEEKKQVAKFELERETELRFEVEAGQTVQLELLTGMAEVFGTELTRNKKFTFDAGAKVAVFTWHGCTVQLSGRTEVAYVSRDTPMLLYLNTHTALEQMRRQAEREDERGPRVMVVGPTDVGKTTVCRLLLNYAVRLGRRPTFVELDVGQGSVSIPGTMGALYIERPADVEEGFSLQAPLVYHFGSTTPGTNIKLYNKITSCLADVFNQRCEVNRRASVSGCVINTCGWVKSSGYQALVHAASAFEVDVVVVLDQERLYNELKRDLPHFVRTVLLPKSGGVVERSKDFRRECRDERIREYFYGFRGCFYPHAFDVKFSDVKIYKVGAPTIPDSCLPLGMSQEDNQLKLVPVTPGRDMVHHLLSVSTADSPDDNISETSVAGFIVVTGVDLERQVFTVLSPAPRPLPKNFLLIMDIRFMDLK
- the YPEL4 gene encoding protein yippee-like 4, which translates into the protein MREREVPRGSQSIPGGWADVGGPCGDVTAAVAGGPPRARPGDSGDSGSGGGDSGGRPPQPHRAPVVSRSAPDIAPPHTATSLSSFTATANIPPGTLPPPEDPRHPSWDPQPALWDPPHRITPVRTPTNSRRDSLHPSLGSPFPPLGTRSSPPQDPHHLPGDSPTLREETSDPSWDSPPPPVPVPPRLSRCPRCPGVTPPALSRLRSRSAHAWEAEDGSPLTAPLPPPQAAPLFRLLLPGGPGGAPRARPGGTAALGALLRCFPCERLCGGCAVPPGALPPAMPPPGPARRRLPPAARLPPRTFRSYLPRSHRTYSCVHCRAHLARHEELISKSFQGSHGRAYLFNSVVNVGCGPAEQRLLLTGLHSVADIFCQSCNTTLGWKYEQAFESSQKYKEGKFIIEMSHMVKENGWD